From Thalassotalea euphylliae, the proteins below share one genomic window:
- a CDS encoding ComF family protein, with protein MINQHFKEIVARATKVVHLFNYCELCEQAIPFSIATDVATNIALNKTSTIGQKITQTVGQQSGLCDQCASLIPHFQLTELKGDLLNRPEIHTLYNKCHFDQLIAIAPYQFPISDWLKQFKYLGKWQYQRLCACLLQHHLQEVIKISDFCQPDIVLPVPIHIKRWQQRGFNQTLPLAHVVANLFNIECNADCLARQAQTGTQAQASGSVRRKQLKGNFSLICDPKTLAGKHIALVDDVVTTGATVSEISRLLKTAKVSSVSVYCLALSL; from the coding sequence ATGATAAACCAACATTTCAAAGAGATTGTCGCTAGAGCGACAAAAGTAGTGCACCTATTCAATTACTGTGAACTGTGCGAGCAAGCAATACCCTTTAGTATCGCCACGGATGTGGCCACAAACATAGCTTTAAATAAAACCTCAACAATCGGCCAAAAGATTACTCAGACGGTTGGCCAACAGAGCGGCTTATGCGACCAATGCGCATCACTCATTCCTCACTTCCAGCTAACTGAACTCAAGGGAGATTTACTCAATCGCCCTGAAATACATACCCTTTACAACAAGTGCCATTTCGATCAGCTGATTGCTATTGCCCCTTACCAATTCCCCATCAGCGATTGGCTCAAGCAATTCAAGTATTTAGGTAAATGGCAATATCAACGGCTTTGTGCTTGCCTGTTGCAACACCATCTTCAAGAGGTGATCAAAATCAGTGATTTCTGTCAACCAGATATAGTGCTGCCCGTCCCTATTCATATCAAGCGCTGGCAACAACGGGGCTTCAATCAAACTCTACCTTTGGCACACGTAGTAGCAAATTTATTCAATATTGAATGCAATGCTGACTGTCTCGCTCGCCAGGCTCAAACGGGTACACAGGCACAGGCTTCGGGTAGCGTTCGGCGAAAACAACTAAAAGGCAACTTTTCACTGATTTGTGACCCCAAAACGTTGGCAGGAAAACACATTGCACTTGTTGACGATGTTGTTACCACCGGAGCAACCGTAAGTGAAATTAGCCGCTTGCTAAAAACGGCTAAGGTATCATCAGTCAGCGTTTATTGTTTGGCATTAAGCCTTTAG